In Desulfovibrio aminophilus, the sequence TCATGCTCATGGCAAGTCCGGCCCTCGCCCAGGATCTGCACGGCTCGTATTGCCTGGCCACTGAAACCGAGTGGAACGAGTGCATTGAGTTGGAACAAGGCGGCGCGTGCCGGATCGTCACCGAGGTCTGGGAGGCCACGGACGGCTCCGGGCCGCGCAAGGGCCTGGAACACAAGGAAAAGAAGTGCAATTACGAGGTCCAGGGCGATCAGGTGTTGCTGACCTACGAGGGTCGGACGGAAACCCTGAAGGCCGCCTATTACGACTGGGCGGAGGAAATGTGGAAGGGCTGGGGGCCGGGCCTGAAGCTGGTGGAGCCCCGCGCCGGGCAGAGCGCACTGTATTCCCGGGTGTATTGGAAAGAACCCACGCACAAGCTGCGGGTCAGCGAGCCTCCGCGTCGATGACCGCGCGGATCGGGGGGAACATGAACACGCTCATCCACAAGGCGCTCCTGCCGTTTCTGCTCTTCATGTCCATGTCCGCCGCGGCCCTGGCCGAAGAGCCGAACGCCGCCGAGGAGGCGGACTGTACGGGAACGTTCTCGAACATGTATTACAACCTCGAGGCCGGGGACCTTCTGGGCGAGGAGATCAAGATCGTCGTGGGCGCTCGACGGGAGAAGGAATCCTATCCGCTGATCGGAATCTTCCAAATGGCCGTCGGCGCGCCGTTCGACCCCGTGCTCGTGGACGTCCGCTGCGAGAAGAACGAAATCGAATTCGTCCTTCCCAAATCCAAGATAGGGAGGGGGGTCTTCCGGGGCAGGGTTTCGGACAAGGGCATCCACGGAACCCTCACGCACTCGCCGGAGGTGAAAAGGGAAATCGACCTGCCCCGCCGGGCCGGCTATTGGGACGACCCGATTTCCCAATAAACCGCCCGCCTTCGCCCTCCTTCGGGGGTCTACAGAAAGGCGGGGGAGCCGGAAAAAGCAAAGACGGAAGAGGCGCATGCCCCTTCCGCCTTTTTTGCGTCCCTCGGAAGGATGGTCAGGAGGCGGACCGGCGCAGGGCGGCTTGTCGCCGCCGCACGGCCTTGGGGTACCAGGTGGTGAAGACCAGGGTGCCGAGCAGCACGGCGTAGGTCAGGAACTCGTAGGCCAGGTCCGGCATGACCGGGGCCAGGGCCTTGTTCAGGGCGATTCCGGCGTTGACGGTGAAGACCAGGCCCCAGACGATGGCGATGCGGGTGCTCGTGCGCAGGAACACCGGGTCGTTCCAGAGCGAGGGGTCGGTGTGGCCGCGGGCGTAGTCCAGGGTGAAGGGCTTGCCCATGCCGAGGGTGATCCAGACCCCCAGGCCCAGGGCCGCGTTGGCCAGCACGCCCATGAAGCGCACGGTCCACATGTTCTCGAAGACGAGCACCGCGACCAGGGCGTAGCCGAAGAACAGCAGGCCCATCCAGAGGATCACGCCCCGGTGCAGCCGCAGCACGCCCATGATCACCGTGAGCGCGAAGGCCGTGATCAGGCCGAGCTTGAGCCGGAACAGGCTGCCGTGGGCGATGAACAGGAAGGCCAGCCAGGGCGCGAATCCGAGCAGCAGCTTGAGAAACATGCGGGCTCCTTGCGGGTTGGTGGTCCGGTGTCGACGCGCTCCATTGCCACGACCACAGGCATATATGCCGCCCGCCCCCTGACAGTCTAGAACCCGGCGGAGACTTTTCATGAAAACGGGATAATCTCCCATGCGCTGGAAATCGCGCCCCGCCTCTGTTCCATAATCGTCACCGGATCGCGGCGATCCGTCACCGGCTTCCTGATATTCCCTGCTCATTTGATGGACCCGGCGGGGTCCGCGACCAACCCAGGAAGGAGGAACGGCCATGACCGAGCGGCAGAAGCGGCAGATTCGCGAACAGCTGCGGGAGCGGGTTGCGGTGTTGACCATGCGGGCGGAGCAGGCGGACCTGACCCTGGCCAACTGCCCGGACGACACGGACCTGGCCACGGAGATCACCCGCCACAGCCTGGACCTGGCCCTGCGCGAGCGCGAGCACCGCGAACTGCGCGAGGCCGAGGAGGCGTTGCGGCGGCTCGACTCCATCGACTACGGCCTGTGCGAGGACTGCGGCGGCCCCATCGGCACGGCCCGACTCCTGGCCCGGCCGAGCACGCGGCTGTGCGTCTGCTGCCAGGCCGAACAGGAAGAGCTGGCCCTGTCCGCCGCCTGACCGGCCAGCCCCGACGGAGGAAGCATGAGCGCCACGGGATTTCGCATCGACCTGCACGTGCATTCCAAGCACTCCACGCGGCCCTCGCAGTGGATCCTCCAGAAGCTCGGCTGCTCCGAGAGCTACACCGAGCCCCAGAAGATCTACCGCCTGCTGCGCGCGCGGGGCATGGACCTCGTCACCATCACCGACCACAACACCATCGCCGGGGCCCTGGAGATCGCCCACCTGCCGGACGCGTTCGTCAGCGAGGAGATCACCACCTACTTCCCCGGGGACCGCTGCAAGCTGCACGTGCTCGTCTACGGCATCACCGAGGCCGAGCACCGGGACTTCCAGGAGCTGCGCGAGAACGTCTTCGAGCTGCTGCCCTACCTGCGGGAACGGGGCATCGCCCACGTCCTGGCCCACCCCCTGTTCGCGGTCAACGAGCGGCTCACGCCCGAGCACTTCGAGCAGTGCCTCGTGCTCTTCAACACCTTCGAACTCAACGGCACCCGCGACGAACTCCAGAACCGGGTGCTCACCGAGATCATCACCGGCCTGACCCGGCCCGCGCTGGAGCGGCTGGCCGACAAGCACGGGCTCGAACCCTGGGGCGACACGCCCTGGGCCAAGGGCTTCACCGGCGGCTCGGACGACCACTCCGGCCTGAACGTGGCCCGCATGCACACGCGCTTCCCGGGACCGGCCCGGCTGGAGTCCGTGCTCGCGGGCCTGCGCCTGCGTCGGGGCGAGCCCCGGGGCGCGGCCGCCACGCCCATGACCATGGCCCACAACATCTACAGCATCGCCTACCAGTTCTATAAAAACCGCGTGCCCATGCCCGGCGCGGCCGCCGACATCCCGGCCCTGCGCTTCGCGGACCAGGCCCTGGACCCCGCCGAGGCGGCCGCCTCTCCCGGCCTGCTGGCCCGCGTGCAGAGCTTCTTCAACCGCCGCAAGTCGGCCCTCTACATGCGCTGGGCCACGGGCGGCGAGGCCCACCAGGTCCTGCTCAAGGAGGCCGCCGCCATCGTGGGCGCGGACCGGGGCTTCCAGGCCGTGAGCCGGGGCGAGGTGCGGGACATGACCGTCATGGAGGGCGAGTGGTACCGCTTCGTGTCCCGGGCCACGGACCGCGTGCTCTCCCAGTTCGCGGACCGCATCCTGACCAGCCTGCTCCAGGCCCGGCTCTTCGACGTCTTCCACACCATCGGCTCGGCCGCCTCGCTCTACGCTCTGCTCGCGCCCTATTTCGTCTCCTTCGGCCTGTTCGCCTCCGAGCGCTCCTTCTGCGACCGCTGCCTGTCGGCCTTCGGCGAAAAGCCCCGCCATCCCCGCAAGGAGGGGCTCAAGATCGCCCACTTCACGGACACCTTCCGGGAGGTCAACGGCGTGGCCCGCACCATCCGCCAGCAGCTCGCCCTGGTGGGCAAGCACGACAAGCACATGCGGGTCATCACCTGCGGCCAGGACGCTCCGGCGGACATGGAGGGCGTGGCCAACTTCACGCCCGTGGGGGCCTTCGAGATCCCCGAATACCCCCAGCTCCAGCTCTTCTACCCGCCGTTCCTGCGCATGCTCACGCACTGCTTCGAGGAGGACTTCGACCTCCTCCTGGCGGCCACGCCCGGGCCCGTCGGCCTGGCGGCCCTGGCCATCGCCCGCATCCTGAAGACCCCCATCCACGCCACCTACCACACGGCCTTCCCGCAGTACGTGGGCGCGCTGACCCAGGACACCAACCTGGAGGACGCGGCCTGGCGCTACATGCTCTGGTTCTACAACCAGATGGACGTGGTCTACGCGCCCTCGCGGGCCACGGTGGACGAGTTGGTGGCCCGGGGCATCCCGGAGCACAAGGTCAAGACCTATCCGCGCGGGGTGGACGTGTCCCGCTTCCACCCCTCCAAGCGCAACGGCTTCCTCAAGCGCTACGCCGCCGGGCCGGGCCTGAAGCTGCTCTACGTGGGCCGCGTGTCCAGGGAAAAGGACCTGCACGTGCTCACCGAGGCCTTCCGCAAGCTGCGCACCATGCGCCGCGACCTGGAGCTGGTGGTGGTGGGCGACGGCCCCTACCTGGAGGAGATGAAACAGGCCCTGCGCGGCCTGCCCGCCTGCTTCACCGGCGTGCTGGAGGGCGACGACCTGGCCGCGGCCTACGCCAGTTCGGACATCTTCGTCTTCCCCTCGGCCACGGACACCTTCGGCAACGTGGTCCTGGAGGCCCAGGCCTCGGGCCTGCCGGTCATCGTCACCGACCAGGGCGGCCCCCGGGAGAACATGGTCCCGGACCGCACCGGCCTGGTGGTGGCCGCCGGAGACCCGGACGCCCTGGTCCGCGCCGTGGTCCACCTGGCCGACTATCCCGAGCGCCTGGCCGCCATGCGCGAGAACGCCCGGGCCAGCATGGAGCGCCGCACCTTCGACGAGACCTTCCTCAAGACCTGGGAAATCTACGGGTCCTCCCTGCGCGCCGGCGCGGCCTAGCGGCTTCACCGCATTTCAGAAAGCCACGAGAAGGCCCCCGGGAATGCCCTCCCCCCGGGCCCTCATATCGGGTCTTGAAATTCCCGCTTCAAACTGTATCATCAGGGAAACATTGGAGTCCCGCCCATGCGTCCGCGTCTCGCCGTTCTTCCCCTCCTGCTCCTGGCCCTGTGCCTGGCCCTTCCGGCCCGGGCCGACGACCGCACCGGCTTCGCCGACAAGCCCGCGCCCGCCGATTTCCGGGGCCTGGCCTTCGGCGCGGAGATCGCGGCCCTGCCCGGCCTGACCCCGGTCCCGGGACAAAAGGACACCTACTACCGCAAGGACGAGGAGCCGACCTACGGCAAGGCGAAGATCGTCTCCGTGGCCTACTACGCGCGCCAGGGCAAGCTCTTCTCCGTGGGCATGGCCGTGGAGGGCGAGGCGAACATCTTCCTGGTCCAGGACAAGCTCATCCAGCAGTTCGGCCCGGGCAGCCAGCGCGGCGACCAGTACGGCTGGGTCTGGCCCGCCTTCTCGGTGGTCCTCAAGCGGATGCACAAGGACAAGGCGGCCGTGTATTTCACGCAGGAGCGGACCGGACGTTAGAAATCCGCGCCGGGTTCTGGATTTTCCTCCCCGGCCTCGGGTAGACTCGGATCAGGCCCGCCGCCGTCCCGGCGGGCGCGGAGGTTCCATGCAGCGCACCCGACCCGCCGTGTTCTACGGCCTCACCCTTCTGGGCCTGGCCCTGCTCTTCGCCCTGGGCTTCATGGGCTACTACGACCTGATCCTGAAGAACAAGTCCGAGACGGCGGCCTGGGCCGCCCAGGCCGGGCTCATCGTGGTGGGCGGCGGCCTGTTCCTCCTGGCCCTGCAGGCCATGATCGTGTACCGCGCCTTCATCGCCCCCCTGGCCCGCGACGAGGAGCGCCTGGACGAACTGGACGAGGCCGTGCGCCGCCTCACCGTCACCGACGAGCTGACCCGCGTGTACAACCGGGCCAAGCTGGAGGAGTGCGTGCTGCGCGAGATCGAGCACGTGCGCCGCTACAAGGCCAAGGCCGCGGCCCTCATGCTCGACGTGGACGGCATGGGCGACATCAACCGCAGCCAGGGCGACCGCGCCGGGGACCGCCTGCTGTCCGACCTGGCCCGCCTGCTCACCCGCCGGGTGCGCAAGAACGACATGGTCTTCCGCTGGCGCGGCGACACCTTCGCCGTCCTCGCCCCGCACATCGACGGCCCCCAGGCCGAGCGCTTCGTCCGCAAGCTGCGCGCCGAGATCGCGGCCACCGAGTTCCAGGACGGCCTGCGCATCACCGTGAGCGCCACCGCCGCCCAGATCGAGGCGGGCGACACCCCGGACACCTTCCTGCTCCGGCTCAAGCAGGGCCTGGAGCAGGCCGCGGCGACGCGCGGGGAGGCCGAAAACGGACTCGACCCCGCCAATGAGCCGGGAGCGGTCCCGGCCTGACCGGGACCAGGAACGCATGACCTCCGGCTCCCCGGCCCCGGCTCCCGAACTCCCGACAGGCCCCTCCCTGCCCGTCCGCTTCGCGGTCCTCTTCCTGCCGCTCTGCCTGCTCGTGCTCGGCGGACTGAACATCTACCGCGCCCTGGACGCCGCGGGCCGCGCCGAGGCCGTGAAGGCCCGCCAGATGGGCCGCGTGAGCCAGGAGGCCCAGGTCCTGGAGACCGCCCTGGCCGGGGGCGCGGCCGACGCCGCCTTCCTGGCCGACATGGCCTCCCTCATGCTGCGCGACGCCCGGGGCCGGGTCCCGGAGGACGTCTCCTGGCTGCTCTGGTCCTTCGCCTTCGTGAACCGGGGCTATGCCCGGGTCCAGTACCTGGACGCCTCGGGCTTCGAGGCGGCGCGCGTGAACCTCCATCCCCAGGGCCCGGAAATGGTCCCGGGCCTGCGTCTGGCCGACCGCTCCGACCTGCCCGACTTCCTGGAGGCCCGCGGCCTGCCCGGCGGCACGGTGCGCGTCTCGCGCCTGGAGCTGAACGCCGAGGACGGCCGCCTGGATTCGCCCCACACGCCGGTGCTGCGCTTCTCCTCCCCCGTCTTCGGCCCCGACGGCGGCCGCGCCGGGGTCATGGTCCTGACCCTCAAGGGCGACCTGCCCCTGGAACGGCTGCGTCTGGCCTCGGCCGTCCCCGGCGGCCCGTTCGTCATGGCCAACGCCCAGGGCTACTGGCTCCTGGGCCCCACCCCGGACTCGGAGTGGGCCTTCCAGCTCGCGGACCGCAAGCGCGGCACCCTGGAGCAGTCCTGGCCCGGGGCCTGGGACGCGATGCGCACGACCCCCCAGGGGCAGGTGGCGCTCCACGGCGGCCTGCTCACCTTCGCCACCGTGACCCCGGGCCAGGGCTTCAGCCTGGGCGCGGATCTGCGCGTGCTGCCCGTGGAGAACTGGCTCCTGGCCGTGCACACCGCCGAGGACCAGATCGCCCCTCCGGCCGGGCCGCTGTTCTGGGCCTTCAACGCCGTGCTGGCCGCGCTCCTGGCCGTGGTCTCCTGGCTCTGGGCCCAGGCCCGGCTGCGCCGCGACCAGGCCGAGGCCCGGCTGCGCGACATGGCCACCATCGACGGCCTCACCCGGCTCTTCAATCGCCGCCACTTCCTGGAGACCGGCCAGGCCGAGCTGGAGCGCGCCCGGCGCTACGGCCGCGAGCTGACCCTGCTCATGTTCGACGTGGACCACTTCAAGAGGGTCAACGACACCTTCGGCCACGACGCGGGCGACGCCGTGCTCCGGGCCCTGGCCGGGACCGCGCGCGACGCCGTGCGCCATGTCGACGTGCTCGGCCGCCTGGGCGGCGAGGAGTTCGCCGCCATCCTGCCGGAAACCGGCCTCAAGGCCGGGGTGGAGGCCGCCGAACGCCTGCGCCGGGCCGTGGAGGCCCTCGAGGTCCGCCACGGGGAACACCTGCTGCGGCTCACCGTGAGCCTGGGCGTGGCCCAGCTCCGCGAGGGCGAGAACCTCGACGGCCTGCTCAAGCGCGCGGACCAGGCCCTCTACGAGGCCAAGAACTCCGGCCGCAACCGCTCCGGCTTCGCCGGTTCATAAAAAGGCGGGAGAGGCTTCCGCCTTTCCGAAAAGCCCCGAAGGGGCACGGCTTTCTGAAATGCCCCGAAGGGGCACGCCTTTCTGGAACGCCCCGAAGGGGCACGGTGTTCCGAAGAGCGGCGAAGCCCGGGAAACGCCCGGCTCCAAAGGCCGACATGAGGCTTGCCTCCTGATCCTTATCCTGTGATACAATAGGGGAAAATGGAAAGCCCCATGCCGTCCAAGACGCCCTCCACGCTCCAGCACTTCCTCGGCCTGTTCCTGCCGTTGGCGCTGCTCGTCCTGGCCGGGGCGTACATCTACCGCGTCCAGACCCAGGAGGCGGCCCGGGAAAACGTCATGGCCCGGGAGCTGGCCGGAGTGACCCGGGAGGCGGGCATCCTGGAGACGATCATCGCCACCCGGGCCACGGACGCGGCCTTTCTGGCCGCGCGCGTGTCCGGCGAGCTGGGCCAGGACCACGGCGAGGCCCTGCCGCACGTGGCCGAGATGCTGCACTCCTTCGCCCGGATCAAGACGGACTTCTTCCAGGTCCGCCTGCTGGACGCCCGGGGCTTCGAGATCGTGCGGCTGGACGCCCTGCCGAACGGCCTCCGGCCGACCCCGGAAAACGAGTTCCAGGACAAGTCCGCTTCCGTGTATTTCCGCAAGGCCGCGGCCATCCCCTACGGCCAGGTCTATGTCTCGGCCCTGGACCTGAACCGGGAGCGGGGCCAAGTGGAGCGGCCCATCCGGCCCACCCTGCGCTTCGCCAGCCCGGTGAGCGGCCCGGATGGCGGTCTGGCCGGGGTCGTGGTCCTCAGCCTGGACGCCCGGCTCCTGCTCAAGCGCCTGTCCCAGGCCACGTCCCCGGACGCGCTCCTGCTGGCCAACGCCGGAGGTTACTGGCTTCTGGGTCCGACTCCGGATTCAGAGTGGGGCTTCGCCCTGCCCGACCGCGCCGACCCCACGGTGGAGGACGCCTGGCCCGAAACCTGGGACCTCTTCCACCGCGCCGGACGGGGCCAGTTCCTCCTGGACGGCGACCTGTACACCTTCGACAGCGTTCAGGCCGACGCCCCCATGCTGCGCCAGACCGCGGGCATCGTGCCCGAGGAGAGCTGGCTGGTGATCTCCCGGGCCCCGGCCGAGGCCTTCGGCGGCGTGCAGGACCTGACCTTCCTGGTCATGACCGGCGGCCTGCTCCTCATGTTGGCCGCGTTCACCGCGGTCTGGGCCCGGACGCGGGCCCGCCGCGACCTGGCCCTGCGCGAGCTGCGGCGCAGCGAGGAGACGGCCCGGGCCATCCTGGACGCGCCCCAGGACGCGGCCTTCTTCCTCATGGAGCTGGACGGCCGCATCCTCACCGCCAACGCCGTGGCCGAGGAGCGCTTCCGCCCCATCACGCCGGACGGGCTCACGGGCCGGAGCATGTGGGAACTCGTGCCCCCGGACCTGGCCGCGCGCCGCCGCGACCTCTTCGACTTCGCCGCCCGCGCGGGCGAGCCCATGCGCTTCGACGACGGGCGCCTGGGCATGATCCTGGACAACACCATCTACCCCATCCGTGGCGAGGACGGGGTCACGCACCGTCTGGCCGTGCTCTCCCGCGACGTGACCGTGGAGCGCCGGGCCCAGGAACGCCTGCTGACGCTCTCGCGGGCCGTGGAGCAGAGCCCGGCCATCGTGGTCATCACCAACGCCCAGGGCGACATCGAGTACGTCAACCCGAGCTTCACCGAGAAATACGGCTACTCGGCCGAGGAGGCCCTGGGCAAGAATCCCCGCATCCTCAAGTCCGGCCGCCACGACGCGGCCTTCTACCGGAACCTCTGGCGCACCCTGGCCGAGGGCGAGGATTGGGTCGGGGAGATCTGCAACCGGACCAGGGACGGCCGCGAGGTATGGGAAAAGGCGTCCATCTCGCCGGTGCTCGACGAAGCGGGCCAGACCACGCACTACGTGGCCGTGAAGGAGGACGTCACCGAGCAGCTCCGGGCCCGGAAGGACCTGGCCGACAGCGAGGAGAAAATCCGGGCCATGAGCGAGGCCTCCCAGGACGGCATGGTCATGATCGACGACCAGGGCAGGGTGGCCTTCTGGAACCGCGCCGCGGAACGTATTTTCGGCTACGCCCGGGAGGAGATGCTTGGCCGGAGGCTGCACGAGGTTGTGGCCCAGGACGAAGACGCGGGCAAGGCCCGCCAGGGCTTCCCGGACTTCGCCTCCACCGGCAAGGGCGCGGTGGTGGACACTCTCACGGAGCGCACGGCCCGGCGCAAGGACGGCTCCACCTTCCCGGCGGAGTTCTCGGTGGCCTCCTTCCGGCTCCAGGACCGCTGGTGGGCCGTGGGCACGGTGCGCGACATCACCGAACGCAAGCGGGCCGAGGAGATGCTGCTCGAACTGGCCACCACCGACGGGCTCACCGGCCTGACCAACCGCCGCCACTTCCTGGAGCGCGGCCGGGCCGAGCTGGAACGCGCCCGCCGCACCGGCCGCCCCCTGAGCTGCATCATGTTCGACGTGGACCACTTCAAGAGGGTCAACGACACCTTCGGCCACGACGCGGGCGACGCCGTGCTCAAGACCCTGGCCCGCACGGCCCGCGAAACCCTGCGCGGCATGGACGTTCTGGGCCGCGTCGGCGGCGAGGAGTTCGCCGCCGTCCTGCCCGAAACCGACCTGAACGCCGCGCTCCAGGCCGCCGAACGCCTGCGCCTGGCCGTGGAATTCATGACCGTGGAGCACGGCGGCCGAGCCCTGCCCGTGACCGTCAGCCTGGGCGTGGCCCTGTGGCGCGGGCCGGACGAATCCCTGGACGAGCTGCTCCGCCACGCGGACCAGGCCCTCTACGAGGCCAAGAACTCCGGCCGCAACAAAGTCTGCTGTTCCGCCGCCGCCGGCTTCGCCGGTTCATAGAAACACGCCGGCTTCGCCGGTTCATGGAAAGGCGGGAGAGACTGCCGCTCTTCTGGTTTTCTAATGAGCGGCGAAGCCGCGCGGTTTGAAGAGCGCGGACACCTCGGCCACCTGTTCGGGACGGCCGACCAGGAGCACCGTGTCCCCGGCGCGCAGCACGTCGTCGGCCCCGGGGTTGGAGAGCACGCCGTCCTCCCGGCTCACGGCCAGGAGCGTGACCCCGAACGAACGCCGCAGGGCCAGTTCGCCCACGCTCCGGTCCACGGCCGGGGAGCCCGCCTCCACCTTCAGCCGGGCGATCTCCACGTCCGGCAGGCGCAGATCCACGGGACAGGCCGAGGGATCGGCCAGGGAGCGGTGCATGTCGTAGCCCTCGGCCCGCACCTGGGCCACGAAGCGGTCCACCTCCATGCGCGGCACCTGGTAGCGCTCCAGCACGCGGGCGAAGATCTCCACCGAGGTCTCGAACTCCTCGGGGATGACCTCGTCGGCCCCCAGCTCCAGCAGTTGCTTGCGCTCGGCCCAGAAGCGGCAGCGGGCCAGGATCACCAGCTTGTGGTTCATCTCGCGCAGGGCCTTGACCGCGCGGCGGCTGGCCCCGGGGTCGGAGATGGCCACCACCGCCAGCCGCGCCCGGGGCACGCCCAGGTGCTCCAGCACCGCCGGGTAGGAGGCGTCGCCGTAGACGATGGGCTCGCCCCCGGCGCGCTCGCGCAGCACGGTGTCCGGGTTCATTTCCAGGATCACGTAGGGGATGTTCCAGGTGCGGGCGCTGCGGGCCAGGTTGCGGCCGTTGAGGCCGAAGCCGATGATCACCAGGTGGTCCTTGAGTCCGGCCAGGTGGTCGGCGGGCGCGGCCGGGGCGTAGCGGCCCTCGTGCCAGGCCCGCGACAGGGGGAGTTTGGCCATGACCTTGGCCAGCCGAGGGGCCAGGGCCATGAGCGGCGGGGTGAGCGCCATGCTCGGCACGGCCACGGAGAGGAAGAGCTGGTAGACCTCGGGCTTGAGCAGGTCCAGGGCCAGACCCTCGCGGGCCAGGATGAAGGAGAACTCGCCCACCTGGCAGAGCCCCACCCCGGCCAGCACGGCCGCGCGCAGGGGGTAGCCCAGGAGCTGGGTCACGCCCCCGGCCACCAGGGCCTTGAGCCCGAGCACGCAGCAGGTCAGGAAGATCACGGTGAACGGCCGGGACGCGGCCTGCCCCACGTCGAGCAGCATGCCGATGGAGACGAAGAACAGGCTGGTGAACACGTCGCGGAAGGGCAGGATGCGGGCCAGGGCCTGGTGGCCGTAGCCCGAGCCGGAGACGATGAGCCCGGCCAGGAACGCGCCCAGGGGCAGGGACAGGCCGATGCGCCAGGTGAGCCAGGCCACGGAGAAGCAGAGGGCCACGATGGCCAGGAGGAACATCTCGTTGTTGCGCGTGGCGGCCACCCGCTTGAGCAGGAAGGGCGCGAGCCAGCGGGCCGAGGCGTAGACCACGCCGAGCACGCCCGCGGCCTTGACCGCCAGCATGAGCAGTTCCATGCCCGGATCGGCGGCCCGCCCGGCCAGCAGCGGGGCCAGGAGCATCAGGGGCACGATGGCGATGTCCTGGAAGATGAGGATGGCCAGGACCGCCCGGCCGTAGGGGGCCTCGGCCTCGCGCCGGTCCTGGAGCACCTTGAGGACCACTGCCGTGCTGGAGAGCGCCAGCATGAAGCCCAGGAACACCGAGGGCCCGGGGCTTCCGCCCAGGACCCAGGCCATGCCCGCCCCGGCGGCGATGGTCAGGCCCATCTGGAGGCTCCCGCCCAGCAGGGCGGGCCGCCGCAGGGCCAGGAGGTCGGCCACGGAGAACTCCGTGCCGATGGAGAAGAGCAGGAAGACCACGCCCACCTCGGCCAGGATTTCGACCGCGTGGAGGTGGGACACGAGGCCCAGGGCGTGGGGTCCGGCCAGCGCGCCGGTGATGAGGAAGCCCACCACCGTGGGCACGCGCAGCAGGTGCGAGGCGTAGAGGATGAGCGCCGACAGCGCCAGGATGACGAGAACGTCCTGAAGAATGTCCATGCCCGACAGTCTGTCCCAAAGGCAGGGGGGAGTAAAGGGGGGGCGGTCGCCCGGGAAAGGCCTTCTAGCCCCTCTTGCGGACCATCATCTGGAACACGTCGGACTCGTGGCCGTTCATCGTGCGGACCCTGATCTCCCGTTCCCACGCGACGTCGAATCCGGCGAGCAGCCGCCGCACCCAGGCCGTGTCGTGGTGCCGGAACACGGCCCCCTCGGTGCGGAACATGCCGAACGTGCCGAGTTCCCGTTCGAATTCGCGGTATCGCGCCCTGTTCCTCTCGTCCCGCTGGAGGGGATAGTCGCTGACGAAGAGCAGGCCGCCCGGGGCCAGCATCCGCTGGATTTCATGGATGATGCGTTCCTGGCCCGCGTCGGAGGGCACGCAGGTGAGCAACGCCACCAGGAGGCAGGCGTCGAAGGAGCCGTCGTTGAAATCCGGCGACAGGCCGTCGAAGACGCGGAGGTCCAGGCCGCCGTCCAGAAGCTTTCCGCGCCGGACCATTTCCCCGGAGACGTCGATCCCGGTGACGTTGGCGTAGCCCAGGCCGGAGAGTTCGGAGCAGACGCGGCCGTAGCCGCAGCCGTAGTCCAGGATCCGCGCCGAAACCGGAAGGAAGTCGCGGAAGACCCGGGCCGGGATGGGGTGGGGTGGGAAAACGTCTTGGAAGAAGCGGCCTGGTTCCAATATTCCAGTTGGACATCCATGCTCATGCGGGAATCCTCCCGCCACGGATGCCTACCACTCCGCGCCCCGGGCCTCAACCCTCCGGTTCGCCCGGAGCGGGCCCATCCAGGCTCAGCCCCGCTTCTTCTCCAGGCTCTTGGCCTCCTGGCGGAGCTTGCGGCGCATCTGGGCCTCGGCCATGCGGCGGCGGTCCTCGTCGGTCTCCGGGACCATGGGCGGCACGGCGTGGGGCTTGCCGTCCTCGCCCATGCAGACGTAGGTCACGTAGGCCGAGTTCGTGTGGCGCACCTCGCCGGTCATGAGGTTCTCGGCCTCCACCCGCACGCCCACCTCCATGCTCGTGCGGCCGACCATGTTCAGGCTGGCCTTGAGGATGACCATCTCGCCCACGTGCACCGGGGCCAGGAAGTCCGTGCGGTCCATGCTGGCCGTGACCACGTTCTTGCGGCAATGGCGCTTGGCCACGATGGCCCCGCAGATGTCGATGTACTTGAGGACCACGCCGCCGTGGCAGTTGCCCGCCGGGTTGGCGTCCGAGGGCAGGATGAGGTGGGCCATGGTCACGGCGGTCTGGGCCGGGGTCTTGCCGTTCATGT encodes:
- a CDS encoding PAS domain S-box protein gives rise to the protein MPSKTPSTLQHFLGLFLPLALLVLAGAYIYRVQTQEAARENVMARELAGVTREAGILETIIATRATDAAFLAARVSGELGQDHGEALPHVAEMLHSFARIKTDFFQVRLLDARGFEIVRLDALPNGLRPTPENEFQDKSASVYFRKAAAIPYGQVYVSALDLNRERGQVERPIRPTLRFASPVSGPDGGLAGVVVLSLDARLLLKRLSQATSPDALLLANAGGYWLLGPTPDSEWGFALPDRADPTVEDAWPETWDLFHRAGRGQFLLDGDLYTFDSVQADAPMLRQTAGIVPEESWLVISRAPAEAFGGVQDLTFLVMTGGLLLMLAAFTAVWARTRARRDLALRELRRSEETARAILDAPQDAAFFLMELDGRILTANAVAEERFRPITPDGLTGRSMWELVPPDLAARRRDLFDFAARAGEPMRFDDGRLGMILDNTIYPIRGEDGVTHRLAVLSRDVTVERRAQERLLTLSRAVEQSPAIVVITNAQGDIEYVNPSFTEKYGYSAEEALGKNPRILKSGRHDAAFYRNLWRTLAEGEDWVGEICNRTRDGREVWEKASISPVLDEAGQTTHYVAVKEDVTEQLRARKDLADSEEKIRAMSEASQDGMVMIDDQGRVAFWNRAAERIFGYAREEMLGRRLHEVVAQDEDAGKARQGFPDFASTGKGAVVDTLTERTARRKDGSTFPAEFSVASFRLQDRWWAVGTVRDITERKRAEEMLLELATTDGLTGLTNRRHFLERGRAELERARRTGRPLSCIMFDVDHFKRVNDTFGHDAGDAVLKTLARTARETLRGMDVLGRVGGEEFAAVLPETDLNAALQAAERLRLAVEFMTVEHGGRALPVTVSLGVALWRGPDESLDELLRHADQALYEAKNSGRNKVCCSAAAGFAGS
- a CDS encoding cation:proton antiporter; translated protein: MDILQDVLVILALSALILYASHLLRVPTVVGFLITGALAGPHALGLVSHLHAVEILAEVGVVFLLFSIGTEFSVADLLALRRPALLGGSLQMGLTIAAGAGMAWVLGGSPGPSVFLGFMLALSSTAVVLKVLQDRREAEAPYGRAVLAILIFQDIAIVPLMLLAPLLAGRAADPGMELLMLAVKAAGVLGVVYASARWLAPFLLKRVAATRNNEMFLLAIVALCFSVAWLTWRIGLSLPLGAFLAGLIVSGSGYGHQALARILPFRDVFTSLFFVSIGMLLDVGQAASRPFTVIFLTCCVLGLKALVAGGVTQLLGYPLRAAVLAGVGLCQVGEFSFILAREGLALDLLKPEVYQLFLSVAVPSMALTPPLMALAPRLAKVMAKLPLSRAWHEGRYAPAAPADHLAGLKDHLVIIGFGLNGRNLARSARTWNIPYVILEMNPDTVLRERAGGEPIVYGDASYPAVLEHLGVPRARLAVVAISDPGASRRAVKALREMNHKLVILARCRFWAERKQLLELGADEVIPEEFETSVEIFARVLERYQVPRMEVDRFVAQVRAEGYDMHRSLADPSACPVDLRLPDVEIARLKVEAGSPAVDRSVGELALRRSFGVTLLAVSREDGVLSNPGADDVLRAGDTVLLVGRPEQVAEVSALFKPRGFAAH
- a CDS encoding bifunctional 2-polyprenyl-6-hydroxyphenol methylase/3-demethylubiquinol 3-O-methyltransferase UbiG, with product MEPGRFFQDVFPPHPIPARVFRDFLPVSARILDYGCGYGRVCSELSGLGYANVTGIDVSGEMVRRGKLLDGGLDLRVFDGLSPDFNDGSFDACLLVALLTCVPSDAGQERIIHEIQRMLAPGGLLFVSDYPLQRDERNRARYREFERELGTFGMFRTEGAVFRHHDTAWVRRLLAGFDVAWEREIRVRTMNGHESDVFQMMVRKRG
- a CDS encoding acyl-CoA thioesterase — its product is MNGKTPAQTAVTMAHLILPSDANPAGNCHGGVVLKYIDICGAIVAKRHCRKNVVTASMDRTDFLAPVHVGEMVILKASLNMVGRTSMEVGVRVEAENLMTGEVRHTNSAYVTYVCMGEDGKPHAVPPMVPETDEDRRRMAEAQMRRKLRQEAKSLEKKRG